The genomic interval AAGTGCCTTCAATATTGAAACAGAGTatgatatttttattactgatGTTTGATATGAACTTGTATTTGGTCGAAAAATGTTTCGTTACCTAATGCCCTACTTATGTCTTTGTTCTTATAATAAATGGATGGATTTACTCAACATGTCTTGAATCAGCACATTTATatccgtttacatatttattttaaatacaaaatgTTCACATCCAACTGAATAGCATTGGCCATTGAGTGTTCACACCTTCCGCCACTTTTCCTTTCTTCAGCTGACAAGTGCTCCACTTAGACTTTTCCTCTTCGCCCGTGCCACGCCCCAAAGACGTCCTCGTCTCAAGGATAGTTAAGCTGCTTCAAAGCGATATTAGATGAAAATTTGTGTAAGCCGTAAAGAAAAAGCCCATTCAGGGAGAGTGTGAGACGATTGCCAATCGAATTTAATGCGCATTTCTTTTTAAAGTGCCAGCAGCTGGGAACGCACAATCCGCCCAGCCACCACCCATCCAAAAAGGCTTCTTTTGTCAACAGCAAGGTATTAGGAGGAGAATCCGCCCGAATCCCAGCCGCCACCCACTCGGGAGCAACCCAGCGAGCCGCACTAATCAACACAATTACGAAGCAGTCGAAGGAAAACTTTTCTAATTGGATATGAAGACGCGCACATGCGTTTCTTTAAAGGAATTTTACTCCAGCAGGCGAGGGTCCAAATATTGTGACAAGAAAATGGCTCGGCACAAGGAGATACCGACGTTCCGCGCCCCAAGTTCCAACTCCAATTCCCATCTTAGGCATGGCATCTCCCAACTCCGCGGCTGAAATGCTTtgacaaattatttttaagccaATTTACAACTTGAGAAAAAGTATCAGGAAAACATATCACTCCACACACACCCAGGGTGTGTGGTTCGCTTCGGTTCGGTTGGGTGGCTGAGTGTGAGTGTTTGTGTAGGTAAAGCAAATATAATGCGAGGGATAAAAGTGTAAAGTTGACAACCCAGGCACATTACTCACCCGAGGTGccagccatccagccatccagccatccGGGCATCCGGGAGAGTAGGGGCGGCATTAAAATAACCAGCCAACCGATTCAACGTCAAGCCAGAGCCCAGAAATGAGCATGGCCAAGAGAAATGGTAATGTGACTGGTCGAGAGGGCCCAGGTCCTGCTCGTCCTGACGCTGGCTTTGGGGCCTCCGTTTGCGACTCCTTCATTTTGCACTACTTTGGAGCATTTTCTCAATGTCTCTCACTCGACAAAATGTCGACAGCGTCGGCGGAAACCATTAATTTTGTCACTTTCGGAAGTGCAAAGTGGCGAGCATGTGGGAGCATGTCGCTGGCCGAGCTAATGGCCAGGTCACCACCAACTGGCTGGTCAATAGTGAGAATCATGAAAGGGCAATTAAAGTCGGGCACCTGTGTGCACCTGTCCGCGAATATAGCTTGCCGCCGACTGCCAAACAAGTTAATTGCACAGACCGCAGGCCACACGACACTTGATAACCGCGAAACCACAACAGTCGTAAGTTGGCTTAATAATTACAAATGCATAATTTAATAGTAACGAATGATGAGGATTGCCCAAGCACCAAACGATAGTCGAGTCACAAAGGATGATGCTTAGAAGTAACGAGTGATTAGGGGTTGGGTTTAAAGTCATAGCCACGGCCGATTAGCTGCACAGTTCAGTCTTCGATCACGCACATTATGTTGATGCCACTCTTGCCAAGATTTACGCACTCCAGAGCGGAATCCTGGTGCTGTCGCATATAAATAAGGAACTGTATGATAACGTAGAACAGGTTATTCCTATCGTAGACGCAGTTGTGTAGTTCCTTGTCACTGATGAAGTTAAATTTGGGGTTAAGTAGGTTGCCGGTACTCAGAATGGCGCAGTGGGCCTTGTTGTGAACTGCGTTCACCACGTCCTTGGTTGAGCTTTTCTCGTCGCGAATTAACACGTAACGGGAGTGGAAGGGTCGTCCGCCGCCCTGCGGCAACGGCATCAACTGGCTATCCAAGTACACGCAAAACAAATGGAATATTATCTGCAGAATGAGGTTACAATTAATCAAATGTGCTTAGTTGCCGAATTTCTTAAACTCACAGCTGCATCGGTGGGCAAATGCTCGTCCCGCTGCGGGCCGTTGTGTGTTTTGCCCGAGTACCAGCGGTAGTCAGCTATGCAAGAACCCTGCGCAAGCTGCTTGATGCGCTGCACCAGGTATTCCTGGTTGCTAAAGGTGTCCAGGAAAGGTAAGAGCATGGGCAACATGGGCGCACACGTCTGCACGAACTGCTGGTTCTCGGCTGTTTTGCGTAATCGCTCTAGACTTACAGATCCAATTTTAATGTCAATCAGAGCTCGCTGGCGGAAAACATCGTCCACATAATTGATCTCTTTGACCAAACGCTGCAGTATGGTAGTAGAAATCCACTAGAAAATGGTAAGACTTTAGTAAATTGCAGTGGAATATTGAACGGGCTGCTTACAAATCTGAGGTTGGCCACATATTGCGACAGTTTGTCCGTGGATATGCGCTTGATGACCTCCGAATTGCTGTCCCTAAACTGAATGCCGCCAAACTCCTCAATCGAGGTGGGAGCATTTTCCGTAGAAACAGCCGGAGGGGGCGACAGTTGATAGATGGTGGTCTTGAGCATATAGGCCGCGTTGTTGCAGTAGTTCCAAAAGGAGTTGGCCGATCCCATGGTCTGCACATTGGGTGTATCCGAGCTGTCCACCATGCTGCGCTCCCGATCCGCCTGCTTCATTAGACTGGTCAACTTTCGAGTATCGGTCATGAAGTCATCGCGTCGCACCTCCACATACGGGGACTTGTAGGTAGACTCGTTGCTCAAATTGCTGGCATTCAGCGAGTTGTTTCGCACCATCGAGGAGTTGTAAGAGGTGTTTTGCTTCGTCTGCTGCGGCGTCCTTGTGGGACttggactgcggcgcatggATTGCGAGCCCCAGCACGAGTCCTCGAAGGAGGAGTGCCAGTTTATGATGGGTATGTCGTCATCTATATCGCTATCCAGTTCGTAGCTGCGTGGTTTCATCACGGATCGGGAGCAAACTGTCCGAAAAGAGTTCTCTACGGGAATTAAAGTGGTTAAGTAGATGCGTTAGAAAGGGTTCCTTTGGATTCCTCACCTGCATTGCCGTCAAGCAGCCACTTTTGGATATCGCTACCCATAACTTGGTCACCACCAAACCATAACCACAAATACTTGCCGAAGCAGGCGAGCGCACTTAGGCCAATCAGGGTCGTAATGGTGCACTCCGCCAGGAACCAGTAGGTCCTGTAGTCGGACCGACATGCCTGCCAGAGGTCGAATAGaagcagcgacagcagcacCACATTTATGTAGCACCACTTGAGGTAATGCCACGCTTGGGCGCCCTGCAATCGCAAGTCCAGGCTGCGCTGCACCACCGGATTTTTACTCAGGGGCGAGCTGGGGAACATTCATGGGTTAATTTTATGAATTCTATACTAGTTTCTACCGCTTACCAATTAGTCCGTGTGAAATTCATTGCCTACTATGTAATAATTATTCGAAAATCTCCTGAATATGTCGAAAATGCCGGGAAAACTTGTTTGCAAGTGATCGCACAGACAAAAAGTTAGAATACCACAAGGtcacaaaataaataccgTTTGGAACGAAACGCGTTTTGTTGGTACTTTGTTGGCTCAAGACACCTTAGCGGAGACACTTTCCCTAGCGCAGACACTCACCAATCGGCGATGTTTTTGCGGGTATCGATTTTTAAAACCAAATTCAGAATTTTTTTAATAGATTTAAagttaataattttttgttcAACGGAATGCTTAAAGCCATTCACCCACTTTAAACCTATTACTAAGCTGCCGTTTTTAATTAATCATTTAAATGAAGTGTATTATGATATTTTTTAGAAACGTTATAAATTTACCtgttttttacaaaaatttattctctatcttcaatattttattacatATACCGTACAAACCGCAATGCCAAAAATGTTGGAACATTAATGAGGACGCTAAAAAATtccttaatttaatttattttgtttttaataataaaaataactcTTAATTTCTTTCATTCCCTAGtaaattattgatttttttggcttatatatacatatgagcAACTAAATGTGCATTctcaataacttaaaaatattttaaaataaatatttataaaaatacaatttttattttatctaaAAATTTTACATTCTTCAGCGCACTTGGGCTCGTCCGGGAATTG from Drosophila mauritiana strain mau12 chromosome 3L, ASM438214v1, whole genome shotgun sequence carries:
- the LOC117140852 gene encoding transmembrane protein 209, whose translation is MNFTRTNCSPLSKNPVVQRSLDLRLQGAQAWHYLKWCYINVVLLSLLLFDLWQACRSDYRTYWFLAECTITTLIGLSALACFGKYLWLWFGGDQVMGSDIQKWLLDGNAENSFRTVCSRSVMKPRSYELDSDIDDDIPIINWHSSFEDSCWGSQSMRRSPSPTRTPQQTKQNTSYNSSMVRNNSLNASNLSNESTYKSPYVEVRRDDFMTDTRKLTSLMKQADRERSMVDSSDTPNVQTMGSANSFWNYCNNAAYMLKTTIYQLSPPPAVSTENAPTSIEEFGGIQFRDSNSEVIKRISTDKLSQYVANLRFWISTTILQRLVKEINYVDDVFRQRALIDIKIGSVSLERLRKTAENQQFVQTCAPMLPMLLPFLDTFSNQEYLVQRIKQLAQGSCIADYRWYSGKTHNGPQRDEHLPTDAAIIFHLFCVYLDSQLMPLPQGGGRPFHSRYVLIRDEKSSTKDVVNAVHNKAHCAILSTGNLLNPKFNFISDKELHNCVYDRNNLFYVIIQFLIYMRQHQDSALECVNLGKSGINIMCVIED